The Bemisia tabaci chromosome 8, PGI_BMITA_v3 genome has a segment encoding these proteins:
- the LOC109044593 gene encoding aspartate aminotransferase, cytoplasmic: MTSSVFSSIEPGIPNEIFALHEEFCNDPYKKKVDLVKGAYRTDEGKPWVLPVVRKTEIILANDENTFHESEHFLGSSEFTYAATSLLLGENSVAIQDKRTLGVQTLGGTGALSIGAQFLKKCLGRSHFYLSDPHWKAYEIIIMQAGFEKSSCYRYWNAEKQYIDMDGLSEDLSKAEPNSVVLLQACAHNPTGCDPTPEQWAKIASLMKKNRLFPFFDIAYQGLASGDMDKDAETVRYFVDQGFELMCAQSFSKNFGLYGERVGSLTIVSNCAHTMPHIASKMINIAEGNYLVPPLHGSRIVASVLKKPALFQEWQSCVKTMLNRIIAMRSGLKKRLEALKTPGSWDHITSQRGMFCLIGLAPAQIEYLRKKHHVYTLENGRMNVAALTPSNLDHVAWSIHDTVLNAKG, encoded by the exons CTTACCGTACGGACGAAGGAAAACCATGGGTTTTGCCTGTGGTCAGGAAAACTGAAATCATTCTGGCGAACGATGAAAATACCTTTCATGAGTCTGAACACTTTCTGGGCTCCAGCGAGTTTACTTATGCCGCCACTTCCTTACTACTGGGCGAAAACTCCGTCGCCATTCAAGACAAGAGG ACGTTGGGCGTTCAGACATTGGGTGGTACTGGAGCTCTTTCCATCGGTGCACAGTTCCTTAAGAAGTGTTTGGGACGCTCACACTTTTACTTATCTGACCCCCATTGGA AAGCCTACGAAATCATAATCATGCAAGCAGGTTTCGAGAAAAGCTCTTGTTACCGATATTGGAATGCGGAGAAACAATACATTGACATGGATGGACTTTCAGAGGATTTGTCAAAGGCAGAGCCAAATTCGGTCGTTTTACTCCAAGCGTGTGCGCATAACCCGACTGGGTGTGATCCTACCCCCGAACAGTGGGCAAAAATAGCTTCCCTCATGAAG AAAAATAGATTGTTCCCATTCTTCGACATAGCTTATCAAGGTTTGGCGTCTGGTGATATGGACAAAGATGCAGAGACTGTTCGCTATTTCGTTGACCAGGGTTTCGAGTTAATGTGCGCGCAATCTTTTTCTAAGAACTTTGGTCTTTACG GTGAACGAGTAGGAAGCCTCACTATTGTCTCAAATTGTGCCCATACAATGCCTCATATAGCATCCAAGATGATTAACATCGCTGAGGGCAATTATCTGGTGCCGCCCCTCCATGGAAGTAGGATTGTTGCATCCGTTTTAAAAAAGCCAGCTCTCTTTCAAGAATG GCAAAGTTGCGTTAAAACTATGCTCAATCGAATAATAGCAATGAGGAGTGGTCTTAAGAAGAGATTAGAAGCGTTGAAAACTCCAGGTTCTTGGGACCATATTACATCCCAGCGAGGCATGTTCTGCCTTATTGGCCTAGCAC CTGCTCAAATTGAGTACTTGAGAAAAAAGCACCATGTCTATACATTGGAAAATGGGAGGATGAACGTCGCAGCGCTGACACCCTCAAACTTGGACCACGTCGCCTGGAGTATTCATGATACTGTATTAAATGCGAAAGGATAG
- the LOC109044594 gene encoding uncharacterized protein isoform X2 — protein MSVRLFFCLLVFLAVINGLKWGGRSGRSRRPTRLRSSLSGISEMFRRSPQQDAGGAGPSTSRSRAGPSRSRSRSRSSSPDLKILDSPPRVFREQLHQQRQQQPFRVPLSKVNGGLTASSDNDVRLLDKFREISQNEGELMFSEDDIELQKMALLQKARTDLCNDAANRRRAGNDCALAFVEFMKIPKPWRGPCKEAFMGWCQPWGSRDAPVWKCSFFIKTSESSDGRSVAGYSHTMEDCAGRLSPEQFHNDWINAIS, from the exons ATGTCGGTGAGGCTTTTCTTCTGTTTGCTAGTTTTTCTGGCGGTGATCAACGGACTAAAATGGGGCGGAAGATCCGGCCGTAGCAGAAGACCTACGCGATTGAG GTCGTCGCTTTCGGGTATCTCGGAAATGTTTCGTAGGAGCCCACAACAGGACGCCGGTGGAGCAGGACCATCGACAAGTAGGTCCAGAGCAGGACCATCGAGAAGTAGGTCCAGGAGCCGGAGTTCTTCACCGGATCTCAAAATACTGGATTCGCCCCCGCGTGTGTTTCGAGAGCAGCTTCATCAACAGCGCCAACAGCAGCCTTTCCGAGTGCCCCTCTCGAAAGTCAATGGCGGATTGACGGCTTCTAGCGATAACGATGTGAGACTGCTCGATAAATTCCGGGAGATCTCCCAGAATGAAGGGGAACTAATGTTTTCG GAGGATGACATTGAACTACAGAAGATGGCTCTCCTCCAGAAGGCAAGAACAGATCTCTGCAACGACGCGGCAAATCGAAGGCGTGCAGGGAACGATTGCGCATTAGCATTCGTCGAGTTCATGAAAATTCCGAAGCCATGGCGTGGACCTTGCAAGGAGGCGTTTATGGGATGGTGTCAGCCATGGGGTTCCCGTGATGCCCCCGTGTGGAAATGCTCTTTCTTCATAAAAACCTCCGAGTCATCGGATGGGCGCTCGGTCGCCGGGTATTCGCACACGATGGAGGATTGCGCCGGGAGGCTTTCCCCGGAACAATTTCACAATGACTGGATCAATGCGATTTCTTAA
- the LOC109044594 gene encoding uncharacterized protein isoform X1 yields the protein MRNPWHKNSSSFGSLPVDAKVRGMSVRLFFCLLVFLAVINGLKWGGRSGRSRRPTRLRSSLSGISEMFRRSPQQDAGGAGPSTSRSRAGPSRSRSRSRSSSPDLKILDSPPRVFREQLHQQRQQQPFRVPLSKVNGGLTASSDNDVRLLDKFREISQNEGELMFSEDDIELQKMALLQKARTDLCNDAANRRRAGNDCALAFVEFMKIPKPWRGPCKEAFMGWCQPWGSRDAPVWKCSFFIKTSESSDGRSVAGYSHTMEDCAGRLSPEQFHNDWINAIS from the exons ATG CGGAATCCGTGGCATAAAAATTCATCATCATTCGGGAGTTTGCCAGTTGACGCGAAGGTACGCGGGATGTCGGTGAGGCTTTTCTTCTGTTTGCTAGTTTTTCTGGCGGTGATCAACGGACTAAAATGGGGCGGAAGATCCGGCCGTAGCAGAAGACCTACGCGATTGAG GTCGTCGCTTTCGGGTATCTCGGAAATGTTTCGTAGGAGCCCACAACAGGACGCCGGTGGAGCAGGACCATCGACAAGTAGGTCCAGAGCAGGACCATCGAGAAGTAGGTCCAGGAGCCGGAGTTCTTCACCGGATCTCAAAATACTGGATTCGCCCCCGCGTGTGTTTCGAGAGCAGCTTCATCAACAGCGCCAACAGCAGCCTTTCCGAGTGCCCCTCTCGAAAGTCAATGGCGGATTGACGGCTTCTAGCGATAACGATGTGAGACTGCTCGATAAATTCCGGGAGATCTCCCAGAATGAAGGGGAACTAATGTTTTCG GAGGATGACATTGAACTACAGAAGATGGCTCTCCTCCAGAAGGCAAGAACAGATCTCTGCAACGACGCGGCAAATCGAAGGCGTGCAGGGAACGATTGCGCATTAGCATTCGTCGAGTTCATGAAAATTCCGAAGCCATGGCGTGGACCTTGCAAGGAGGCGTTTATGGGATGGTGTCAGCCATGGGGTTCCCGTGATGCCCCCGTGTGGAAATGCTCTTTCTTCATAAAAACCTCCGAGTCATCGGATGGGCGCTCGGTCGCCGGGTATTCGCACACGATGGAGGATTGCGCCGGGAGGCTTTCCCCGGAACAATTTCACAATGACTGGATCAATGCGATTTCTTAA